One Actinomadura viridis genomic region harbors:
- a CDS encoding ABC transporter permease, producing MPSASAPPAAGAPVRPGPGARLRAARPVAVGAVSLAAGVVLWWLVTVLFDIPAYRLPTPGAVAAHGWTLGRDGALTVHIAQTLAEVVQGVVLGSALGVVLAMVFTRMRRLERVLMPLIVIAQVTPKISIAPLIVLWLGLGIGSKIALITLVSFYPVLINMSMRLRAIPTGVDDLARLLEIGPLARAVKIDLPFALPAIAVGLRLGVLQAVTAAVIGEFIGAQAGLGYLERQAQDNDDIRLVIVSLGLLCLLAWTLYTLVGLVERRLNSRFGSA from the coding sequence GTGCCCTCGGCTAGCGCGCCGCCGGCGGCCGGGGCCCCGGTCCGTCCCGGACCGGGCGCCCGGCTGCGGGCCGCCCGGCCGGTGGCGGTCGGCGCGGTCTCGCTCGCCGCCGGCGTGGTGCTGTGGTGGCTGGTGACCGTCCTCTTCGACATCCCGGCCTACCGGCTGCCGACTCCCGGCGCCGTCGCCGCGCACGGCTGGACCCTGGGGCGGGACGGCGCCCTGACCGTGCACATCGCGCAGACGCTCGCGGAGGTCGTCCAGGGCGTGGTGCTCGGAAGCGCGCTCGGGGTCGTCCTGGCGATGGTGTTCACGCGGATGCGCCGCCTGGAACGCGTCCTGATGCCGCTGATCGTGATCGCCCAGGTGACGCCCAAGATCTCGATCGCGCCGCTGATCGTGCTGTGGCTGGGGCTGGGCATCGGCTCCAAGATCGCGCTCATCACGCTGGTGTCGTTCTACCCGGTTCTGATCAACATGAGCATGCGGCTGCGCGCCATCCCCACCGGGGTGGACGACCTGGCCCGGCTCCTGGAGATCGGGCCGCTGGCCCGCGCCGTCAAGATCGATCTGCCGTTCGCCCTCCCGGCCATCGCGGTGGGACTGCGGCTGGGCGTCCTCCAGGCGGTGACCGCGGCGGTCATCGGCGAGTTCATCGGGGCGCAGGCGGGTCTGGGCTACCTGGAGCGGCAGGCCCAGGACAACGACGACATCCGGCTCGTCATCGTCTCCCTCGGCCTGCTCTGCCTGCTGGCCTGGACGCTGTACACGCTCGTCGGCCTGGTCGAACGCAGGCTGAACAGCCGCTTCGGCTCCGCCTGA